The DNA segment TACCTTCCAGGTCGGCTCAGCCGAACCGTCCATGTACGTCTCCTGGGAAAACCTCGCTGTTGTGGATCCCGCCGGCAAGCCAACGTATTCCATTTTCACCATCAACTACAACACAGTGACGGTGAAAGCCTACGCAGTGAAGCCAGAGGATTGGCTCAGTTACCTGGAGTATCTGCAGGAAGCCAGCCGTCGCGACCAGCCCCGTGAGCCACCGGGCCGTAAAGTATTGGATGAGCAGGTACGTGTCGCTGGCGAGTTGGACACCCTCACTGAGACTTCTATTGACCTGACACGCGTGCTGGAAGGCGGAAAGGGGCATGTCATCCTGATCATAGAAGCGGGTCAGCCCTCCGTGTCAATCTCTGCGGATCGGGATTGGAAACCAGTGATCCGCGTCTGGGTGCAGGTGACCAACATTGGCTTGGATGCTTTTGTGGACAGTCAGCAAATGATTGCCTGGGCCAACTCGATCCAAGATGGAACTCCGCTGCAAGGAGTAGAATTGACCCTCTTCCCAGGAAAAGTTAGTGCCAAGACCAGCCCTGACGGATTGGCTAGGTTACCCCTGCCCTCCAAGGAGGAGAAAAACGGTTATCTCATTGCCCAGCTTGGTGATGACACTGCTATTTTGCCTCGCAGCACCAGTTGGTGGGACATTGGCTGGCGTTATGTAGAATCAGTAGACCAGCCGCGTTGGTACGTTTTCGATGACCGCCAGATGTACCGCCCCGGCGAGGAAGTCCATGTCAAAGGTTGGGTTCGCTTGGTCGGCATGAGCGAGGGCGCCGATGTGCTGACTGCACCTCCAAAGGGCACGCCTGTTTCTTATCAGGTGGTTGATTCCCGCGATAACCAACTCCTGGCCGGCACACTATACCTGAATGCCCTCGGCGGGTTTGACACATCGTTCAAACTGCCAGAAAACATGAACTTGGGCTATGCCAATCTACGCTTGGCTTTAGGCGGCGCAGTAGCAAGCGGGGCAGAGCACTACCATACATTTCAGGTTCAGGAATTCCGGCGTCCAGAATTTGAGGTTTCCACTAGCATCAGCGAAGGTCCCTACTTCGTTGGGGAACATGCCACTGCCACAGTCGAAGCCAAGTACTATGCGGGGGGGCCGTTGGCCAATTCCGAGGTTATCTGGAACGTAACCTCGCAGCCGGGGACCTACAGACCACCTAATTGGGATGACTTCACCTTCGGTATCTGGGTACCTTGGTGGCGCGGTTTTCCCCGCTGGGGCATCCCGGAGCCCGTGACTATCCGCTCTCAAACCTTTACTGGCGTTACCGATGCAGCGGGCAAGCACAATCTGCGCATTGACTTCGAGGCAGTTGACCCTCCGCAGCCAAATAATGTCACAATAGAAGCCTCGGTCATGGATGTCAACCGCCAGGCCTGGTCTGCCTCCTCGCAGATTCTAGTACATCCCGCCGACCTGTACGTGGGCTTGCGCACCAGCGCCACTTTTTACGAGAAAGGCAAGCCTATCAAAGTAGATGCCATCGTCACAGATCTGGATGGCAAAACCATAGCCGACAGACCCATTGAGATGCGCATGGTACGTCTGGACTGGCGCTACGTGAAAGGCGAATGGCGTGAGGAAGAAGTGGATGAACAACGCTGCACCGTAGGTTCACAAGAGGAGCCGGTTAGCTGCACTTTCGAAACGCCAGAAGGCGGTACCTACCGCATCACTGCAACTATTGTGGATGGCAAGGGTCGCCGCAATTTGACCCAGATCACCCGCTGGGTTAGTGGCGGGAAGCAGCCCGGTGCGACGCGGGTGGAGCAAGAAGAAGTTGAGTTGATTCCCAACCGCCAGGAATATCAGCCTGGGGATACAGCGGAGATACTGGTGCAGTCGCCGTTCGTCCCCGCCGAGGGACTGCTTACCTTGCGCCGAGCCGGTATCATCCACACGGAGCGCTTTCGCATGGATGAGTCCACGTACACCATCCGGGTACCGATTGTGGAAGCATATATCCCCAACCTTCACGTGCAAGTGGATCTCGTCGGCTCCGCACCTCGTCTGAACAGCGCAGGCGAGGTAGATGAAACCTTGCCAAAGAGGCCCGCCTTCGCCACCGGCCGACTGGACCTCTCCGTGCCACCGTACTCGCGCACGCTCTCCCTGCAGGTAACACCGAGGGATAAAGAACTGGAGCCAGGCGGAGAAACCCTAGTAGACATCACCGTGAAAGACGCATCGGGCAAACCAGTACAAGGCGCCGAACTGGCCGTGGTGGTAGTGGATGAAGCTATCTTGTCTCTGACCAATTACCAGCTTGCCGACCCGGTGGCGATTTTCTACCAGCGTCGTTCAGCCGGTGTAGCAGATTATCACTTGCGGGGACACATCCTTCTAATGGAGCCTTCCGGGCTAGTAGAACAGGTAGCATCCGATCAGATGTTGCGCGCAGCCCTACCGATGGCCATGGCTCCTGTGCCACCGATGCCGGCAGAGAAATCGTATGTGGGGGCTGAGGCGCCAAGCACTGGCCAGCCCATCCAAATACGCATGGATTTCAACCCGCTGGCCACTTTCGAACCGGAGGCGCCTACGGATGCAGATGGGCATGCAGCGGTGCAGGTCAAACTACCTGACAACCTAACCCGCTACCGTGTCATGGTCGTAGCAGTGGCCGGTGAGAGGGAATTTGGCAAGGCTGAATCGAGCATCACCGCGCGGCTACCGTTGATGGTGCGCCCCTCGCCACCGCGCTTCCTGAACTTTGGTGATGAGTTCGAGTTGCCAGTGGTCATACAGAACCAGACAGATGAGCCGATGCAGGTAGATGTTGTAGTACGTGCAACCAATATGAACCTCGTTGGTAGCGCTGGTCAGCGCTTGACCGTCCCAGCACGAGATCGCCGCGAAGTGCGCTTCCCGTTCACCACAGACAAAGCTGGCACTGCCCACTTCCAGGTGGGTGCTGTGTCTGGCCCCTGGGCTGACGCGGCTGAGTTCTCTCTCCCCGTGTACACTCCAGCCACGACAGAGGCCTTCGCCGTCTATGGTATCGTAGATGAAGGCGCCATTGCTCAGCCAGTGATTGCCCCCAGTAATGCCTACGTACAATTTGGTGGCCTTGACATCAGCACCTCATCCACAGCCCTGCAAGCGTTGACAGATGCAGTGCTCTACTTAGTAGAGTATCCCTTTGAATGCTCGGAACAAATCGCATCGCGCATTCTGGCTGTGGCCGCACTACGCGATGTGTTGAGCGCTTTCCAAGCTGAAGGGCTACCTAGGCCGGAAGAGCTACTCAAAGCAGTGCAGCGTGACATCGAAATACTACAGGGTCTTCAGAATATGGATGGCGGCTTTCCTATCTGGCAACGAGGGCGTGAGTCCTGGCCTTTCCACACCATCCATGCGGCCCATGCCTTGGTCAGAGCCAAGCAGAAGGGCTTTACTGTGCCCGATGAGATGCTATCTAGCGCATTGAACTATATACGGGATATCGAAAAACACTTTCCATCCTGGTACAGCAAGGATGTGCGCAATACCCTCACCGCTTATGCCCTCTATGTTCGGACGCAACTAGGGGATGTGGACACCGCCCGCGCCCGCAAATTGCTCAGGGACGAGGGCGCGACTGGGCTGCAACCAGAGGCTCTGGGCTGGCTGCTCTATGTGCTTTCCGATGACCCGCAATCCACCGCAGAGGTAACCGAGATTCGTCGCTTTCTCAACAATCGCGTGGTGGAAACAGCAGGCGCTGCTACCTTCACCAACTCCTATCGCGAGGAAGATGGCTATCTGTTGCTGGCATCCAATCGCCGTGCCGATGGGGTCATCTTAGAAGCGCTGATCAAAGACCAACCAGACAGCGACCTGATTCCCAAAATCGTTCGCGGCTTGCTGGCCCATCGCAAACGGGGCAAATGGGACAACACGCAGGAGAATGTTTTCATCCTCCTGGCGTTGGACAAGTACTTTAATACTTACGAAGCGCAGACACCCGAGTTCGTAGCACGCATTTGGCTCGGCGATCAGTATGTGGCAGGTTTCAAATTCGTGGGCCGCACTACGGAGTACCAGGCAGTGCAGGTACCCATGTGGTTCCTCGTTCAGCGCCAGGGTGTGCAGAATCTCATCCTGAGCAAGGACGGGCCAGGCCGGCTTTACTATCGGCTGGGCATGAGATATGCTCCTAAAGATCTGGACCTTGAACCAACGGAGCAGGGCTTTACCGTGCTACGCACTTACGAAGCCGTGGATAACCCCCAGGATGTGCAGCAAGATGAGGACGGCACCTGGCACGTCCGCGCCGGGGCACGAGTGCGTGTGCGGCTAACTATGGTCGCGCCATCGCGCCGCTATCACGTTGCACTGATGGACCCATTGCCGGCAGGATTCGAAATCCTCAACCCCGCTCTGGCTGTCACCGGCAGCATCCCTCAAGACCCTGCAGACCAGGAGAGCATGCGCTACTGGTGGTGGCATTGGACTTGGTATGAGCACCAGAACCTGCGTGATCAGCGTGCTGAAGCCTTTGCTTCCCTGCTCTGGGAGGGCGTCCACACTTATACCTACGTTGCCCGCGCTACTACGCCTGGCAAATTCATCGTCCCTCCGCCTAAGGCAGAGGAAATGTATTCGCCGGAAGTGTTTGGGCGCGGAGGAACGGACTGGGTAGTCGTGGAATAAAGGCAAGGACGTAGTAGGCCTTTATAGCTTACTTTTACGCAACAGATAAGCGGATGGCAGTAACGATTGTTCCAGCCATCCGCTTTGCGTTTACAATTACACCGTCTGGTTTAATGGCGATCTTCGCAACCCCCTATAGCTCTTGGTGTTTAGTATTAGTAGAAGTATCATTGCCCCGCCGTATCATAGCCTTAGCCGAGCAAAAGCGCGGGAAAGAGAAAAACTTGACAAGGAGAAAAATGAAAGTATTGCTTGTTCAGCCTGAGGATCCCCCAAGCCTGGTGGGTTTCACAAGGCTGGCGCGTGCTGAACCCTTGGCGCTCGAGATTCTGGCAGCCACTATCCCTGACCACGAAGTCAGGATATTGGACCTGCGCATCGAACCTAACCTGGAGGAAGCCGTAGCGCAGTTTGCGCCGCAAATGGTAGGGGTGACTGGTTATACGACCAATGTGCCACGCATGTTATCCATCTGCCGAGAAGTGAAAGCCTTTGACCCTGGCATCTTCACCGTGGTAGGCGGTTACCATGCCACGCTCTGTCCTGAAGATTTCGACCACGATGAGATTGACGCGATAGTGGTTGGCGAAGGCGAAGCGACTTTTCCACAATTAGTTGAAGCTGTCTCCAGAGGTCTGGATTATCGCCGGGTACCTGGGATCATTTATCGTCAATATGGTGCCCAGGTGCGCACTGCACCCAGGCCCTTGATCGTGCTTGACGAATCACCGCTGCCAGCTCGCCATCTGGTGGATCAATATCGAAAGGACTACTTCTTTCAATTTTGGGCCTCACCTTGTCCAGTTGAGACGGCTAGGGGATGTCCATACCGCTGCAAATTCTGCTCTGTCTGGACTTTCCACCGACGGAGATGTCGCTCCAAGTCGCCAGAGCGGGTGCTGGAAGAGCTAAAGAATGCGATAACAGATGTGGTTGCTTTTGTAGATGACAACTTCTTACAGAATTTGCCGCGTGCGGAGCGTATTTACGAACTGATCAAGGCTGCAGGGATAAAAGCCAAATTCTGGATGCAGGCGCGGAGTGACAGCATTGTTAGCCGCCCCGATATTATCGAAAAATGGGCAGAAATAGGACTCATGACCGTATTGGTGGGCTTTGAAAAGTTTCGGCAGGAAGAATTGAACGGCCTGAGCAAAAGGAGCTCTGTTCGTATTAATGAGGAGGCCGCGCACATCCTACACGCGAATGCAGTAGATATATGGGGAGCCTTTATCGTTGACCCGCAATGGAAGAGGTCTGATTTCGATGCCCTTATCGAGTATGTGCGCAGACTGAAGATCACCTTCCCGCAATTCACCATCCTTACTCCACTGCCTGGGACAGAGTTCTTTAAAGAAAAGCTGAACGAGCTAACCACCCGCAACTATGAGCTGTTCGACTTCCTACACAGTGTCCTGCCGACCAGATTGCCCACAAAACAGTTCTACGAGAACATGGCACGGCTCTATGCTAGCACCATGATGAGTATATCGGAGCTCAAAGAACGCATTCGTTCGGGGCGCATCCAGACCTCTGCGCTGAGGCAAGTGAAAAACTTGCTTGCTGACCTAACGAACCCCCAAGCCTATTTGTCAGGCCTCCAAACACCGACCAAGCGTTGAACCGATTCCTCTTTGAGTCGTGCTGAGGTCGCACCTCAGCATCGCGCGTAACTGGAACTAAGCTGTCTCAGTTATACATAGATTCTTCAATGCTGTTTTTCACTCTGTTCATGTTGGAACTGTCAACTTGCCAAAATGCGCAGAGTTAAGTATATGTTATATGAGTCTGAAAAACATGGCTTTGCCAGGAGGGTGAACTTCGGATATGGCAGGGAAAAAAGTCCTTTTGATCATGCCTCCACGGGATTTCGATGACAACTACTACGAGGCGATCCGAAGGGCTTTGGAGTGGCAGTCGCACACCGTTAAGGTCGCCTCCTTGGGAGTAGGAGTCATACGAGGTTCACAGGGCATTGCAGTTCCCGTGGATGTAAAAGTGGATGATGTCAAATCCTACGACTATGACGCTTTTATCTTTGTAGGTGGAGACGGAGCTACCCTTCTCTTCGATTACGATAAAGCACGCCAACTGGCCAAGGACGTTAAGTACAAGGTCCTGGGGGCAATTGGCAACGCTACGGCAATCCTAGGATTGGCCGGCGCCGTAGAAAAAAAGCGGGTGACAGGCCCCATCGAAGTGGCCCGTTGGCTGGTGAGCAGTGGTGCAACCTATACTGGGCGCCCGTTGGAAGTTGACGAGAAAATGATCACTGCCCAAGATCATTCAGTGGCCGAGCAATTTGCCAATGCTGTGGTCAAAGCGCTAGAGTGAGCTCTCGAAGGCTACTGACGCGGCTTGGGATATAGCCACGAGCAGATAGACTTTTTCATCATTTATCATCTCATATCAGAGATAGGTGCGAAGGTATGGACAAAAAGCGTCCAATCCTTCCTAAACGGGATATTTTGTTCATAATAGAGACCCTCCTTCCCCAGCGTAGTGATAAAGAATATTTGGTTGAGGTGATACAGGAAGACGAAGACTTTATCGAAGCGATGCTGGGCGATGAGAGGCTCTTCACGCGGGTGATGAGCGATGAAGAAATCCTGCCGCACATCACACCCAAGCTTTTCTTCAGTGTACTGCTCAGACAAGCCCGCAAAGATCTGCGGAAAGCAAGCTATACAATTGAATTAAGGTCACGCCAGAAAATCCCGGTCTTTGACACCGAGCAGGTTGTGGACCTGCTCGAAGACAGGGAAATGTGCAATTACTTGGCTGAGATGCTGGCTTCCTTCACTCGTATCGAGAGTTACACGTGGCCTGTTCGCGTACGCAAAGGAGTATGGTTCAAATACCGGTTCAACGAGCTCGACGTGGATAGCCTCATCCGACTCTGCCAATCCGTCGAAGAGGGTTATCGCTTCTCGTTGTACAAGCGCATCGCCGATGTCTGCCTCTTCATCACCGGTATGTTTCCTGAATGCATCCAGGTTAGTTCACCGACGCTGGAAAGCCTGCGGAGCAAGAGCAAAAGGGATTTGGAAGGATACGAAGAGGAAGGAAAGCAATTCTACCGCCTGGCTGCGCAACACGAAGCAGCCATCTTCATGGATCTAAGACAAGTCCTTGACAAGCTGGCCGAAAGTTTCACCCTTGCCGAGAAGCCATTAAAGTTTCTCTCCGAGCATTATTTGCCCACGCGCAAGCATCGTCTGTTTGGTATCTGACAGCTCGCGCTAGCCAATTCAAACGTCTACATCATCTTCACCACTATATCTGCAACGACATCAGCTGCCTCGTCGCCTCGGTCAGCGGCATTGCTCAGGTGCCGGTAGATTTCTCTCATCTTGAACATGTACACCACATGATGCACATCTTCAGGCCCCTCGAAGAGTTTAGCCAGGGCTTCGCGATAGATGTGCTCTGCTTGGTTTTCTAGCTTCTTGGCCCGGGTAGCGTGATCGAGAGCTACTTGGGGATAATCCTCTAACCGCATAACGCTGAGATGAAGCTTCTCCGCTGCTTCTCTCAGGACAGCCGTCATCTTCTGCAGATACTCGTTTGGTTCTACCTTGAAGATAGCCATTTCCTCCACGGTTGTAGCCGCGTAGTCTACGACATCGTCAATAGCGCGAGATAAAGCAAAGATATCCTCGCGATCAAATGGGGTAACGAAGGTGCGGTTGAGTTCCTCAATAAGGATGCGCCTGAGTTCATCAGCTTCCTTCTCCATCTTAACAACCTTTTTAGCTGTCTCCTCATTCCCATCCTTCATATACGCTTCCAGAGCTTCCATCCCCTCTAGAGTCTTAGCAGCCTGTGCAGTGAGCAATTGTACAAATCTATCCTGGCGCGGTTTGAAAAGTTCCCTCAATCTCATAGCTTTCCCCTTTTGTAGGAATAGCTCCTCTGATTACGTTGTCCAAAGGCAATCCCCACTTACCAGGCTCTGAGAAGTCGGCTTATCAGGCGGTAAATGAGAGCAGCCAACAGCGTTGTGGCCGGGATAGTAAGAACCCAGGTCAACAGAATACCCCTGACTATCTTCCAACGCACTCGGGATAGACGTCCAGCCGAACCGACACCCACCGTGGCTGAATTGACCACCTGGGTAGTGCTCACCGGTACTCCTAGGAGAGCAGCGCCAAGGATCACCATCGCCGAGCTAAGTTGAGCAGCGCAACTATGCACTGGCCTTATCTTGTAGAACTTGCTCCCCACAGTTTTGATCACACGCCAGCCACCAAACATCGAGCCTAAAGCCATCGCTCCAGCAGATACAGCCACTACCCACCGTGCCACACTGAACTCCGATTGGTAGCCACAGGCAACTAAACTCCCGGCGATGATGCCCATGGTCTTCTGAGCATCGTTGGCACCATGAGTCAGAGCCAGAATCAAAGTAGTGAAAGTTTGCAAACGCTTGAATACCTGGTTAATCCCAGGCGAAGCCTCGCGCGCCAGAAAAAGGATCAACTGCATCAACTGGCGACCCACCACCAGACCTAGGATGGGTGAGAGGAACAAAGCGATCATTACCTTCATCAACCCATGCATTTGGATTCCACCTAGGCCGAAATCCACGCTTACCGCACCCAGTATCCCTCCAATCAAACCGTGCGAGGAACTAGAGGGGATGCCAAAGAACCAGGTAATCAGACTCCAGAGAATGGCGGCGAGCAAGGCAGCCAAGATAACGGGAGCCGTCCAAGTGTTTGGGGCAACTAGCCCCTGTCCTATCGTAGTAGCCACCGCTACGCCAAAAAGGAAAGGTCCACAAAAGTGGGCTATAGCATTTAACACCAAGGCTTGGCGCCAGTTCATGGAGCGGGATGAAATGGCTGTAGCCACAACATTGCCTGCGTCTTGGACTCCATTCAGAAAACCAAAAATAAGAGCAGCAACAACCAGAACAACCGCCGGGTAGATAGTCAATGCCTTCTCCTTATCGCCGATGTTAGATGCATAAGCTGCGCAGCGTGGCAAGCGCACGCTGGGCACAGGTATCTGCATCGGGCTTTGGCATGGCTTCAACGGAAAGATATCCACCATTATAGCCAATCTCCCGCAATACCGCAATCACCTTGGCAAAATCAATATGCCCTGCACCGGGATACCAGCGGTTGGAATCAGCCACGTGTACATGGAGAAGGCGACCACCTGCCAAGCGCATCGCTTCTTCAAGTGAGACTTCTTCGATATTCGCGTGAAAGGTGTCGAAAAGCAACCCAATGTTGCCTGCGCCAATCGTCTGGATGCACTCCAAACCCTCGGCTACGGTATTGATCAGGTTTGTTTCATAGCGGTTGAGTGGCTCCAGTACAAGGTGAACATTTGGCATGGCGTACTGAGCGCACTCAGCAAGGGCAGTAATTAGCCACTCCATTGCTTGCTCACGCGAGATGCCTTTCTGCACCTGTCCTCGAATTAGTCCAATGATGACCATGGCTTGCAAGGTTCGGGCAAAATCGATATGCTTTTTGACGCGCTCGACTGCCCGCCGTCGCACCTTTTCCTGCGGGTCAGTGAAGGAGAGTCCCTCTTCGCCGTAGGCCTGGCCTGTACCAATAGCCGGTACCTCCAGATGAAGCCGGCACAACACCTGTTGCACATGAGTTACGTCAAGCAAGCTAGGGTCACGCACTGCCAGCTCGACACCATCGTAGCCCAAGTGCGCCATTTTCGCGGCATTTTGCTCCCACTCGCCCTTGTAGGCTACGCCCTCGAAGGCAGTCCGTTGCGTAGAAAGGACAATGCTACATTTCATCTACAAATCCCTTGAAAGGCCCTGGATTTTCCATCTTCAACGAAGTAACAAGAGCAGCAAAGCAACATGCCTCTGCAGGCGAAGAGGTCAGCCTCCGAGCCAGATAGGCTGCAAAGCACGTATCCCCGCGCCCTGTCCTGCCTTTCAGTTCCCTTGGTGTGAATGGTGCTTCGTATTCCATCCCATCGGCGTAAACCAACACTCCTCCAGCGTGGGTTAGCACGAGCTCGCGGGGGCCATAGCCAGCCAACTCCCTGGCTGCTGCCTTTAGGTCAGTTTTGCCAGTAAGAACTTGAGCCTCGACATCGTCCGCTTTGAGAAAATGAACGCAGGAGAGACCATCCACCTTTTGTGGCCAGTCTCTAAAAACCAGTTCGCCTCCTTCACGCACTCGTACAAATCCCTGCACGTCCAATGCGACTGGCCCTCTTTCAGCAATTGCCCGTACGAATGGAATATCCACCTCGCCAGCCATGATAGGACCAATCAGCCATATCTTGGCTGCAATGGAAGGCACATCAGTCAGACGAAATGGCCCAGCAAAGCCCAAGGGTGTACACACACGTCGGTCCATGTCTGGGCTGAGATACACATTCCGAATACCTGAACTCTGCTTTGCAGGCCGGGCAAAAACCAGGATGCCTGCTGCCCTCAATTCATCTAGGCGTGGTAAATCTGCTTTCGCCAGCCGCGTCACAACTGCCACTTGCAAACCGAGCCGACGCAAGGCAAGCGCACCATAATAGACCGAACCGCCGGAGGCGACCTCTTCATTGCCGCCAAAGACCAGTTCATCCTTGGCGAAATGGCCAATGACGGCGATGTCTGCAGAAAAGCGAGCCATTGCGATTAAAATGGATAGGCCAGGGTGTAGATATGCCTCCAACCCTGCTCAAAGGGTTGCTTGGTCACCGCTTCCAGCTCTTCCGCTGAACGCATCGAGACCATCTCTGCGGGCGGCAACTTCCCTGGTGGGAAGGTCGCCATGATATCCTTGACCAGCTTCTCCAGATAGTCCAAAAGTGCCTCGACCCCAGCACGTGCCTTCTCGATGTCTGCTAAGGTAGCCTTTCCCACCACTCCTGGTTGATAAGCCGCTACCTCGATCGGGCCGCACCCAGCATGTCCATACCAGGCGATAGGGCGTTGCAGGAGGTTGCCGGCTTTATCAATGTGCCCCTCGGGGAGAAAGCCAAGTGGCTTGGTATCTACTGCGTCCTCCATTTTCACATACTCTGGCAAGAGTGCCAGCGACCAGCTAGTCTCCACTTCATCAGCGTGGATAAAGTTGGTCTCGTAAGGACCTCCTTGCCCCTTCGTCTTGAGGTATGCAGGAATGGCATGGTACCAGTTGACATTGACGAAAATCCCTGGCACCTGGAACGTCTTGGCAAACTGATGAATGGCGGTTGGGATTACGTATTCCTGACCATGGCCATTCAGTAGGATCTGTTTGCGAAATCCGGCATTCCAAAAGCCAGCCATGATCGCCTTCAACATGCCAATAAAGTACTCCTCAGGGACAACAATCGTCCCAGGCATGCCCACGTGATGATAAGGGTGCGAGCCAAACCACAGCGGTTGGGAAATAGTGCAGCCAGTAGCGAGAGCCACCTGCTCTGCCATGCGGGTGACTAGAAAGGTGTCCTCCCCATAAGGTGCATGTGGCCCATGAGCCTCCGTAGACCCAATAGGAATGATAATGAGGTCGCAGGTCTTGAGACGCTGCTCAATCTCTTTCCCTGTCATGTTCTGGAAATAGAGACCATTAGCATGTTCCATATGCCCACCCTGTGGTGGAATTTGCCATTTACCCATTGTTCTCTTCCTCCTTTTAATCATCCTTGATCGCTTATCTCATAGACTCACAGAGCCCAAGAACAACTCCAGTAAATTGTGAAAGGATTGCCTAAGAGAGATTGCAGGTTATTAGCCAGCCCGCAGATACCTTGTCTGGATTAATGCATTGACTGCTTCGATGTCTCTACGGAAAGGACCTTCCGCTTCCATCTTCAAGCTGGTCACAGCAGCTGCCCAGATGGTAGCCTCAGGTGGGGATGCTGCCAACCGTTTGCAGACATAGCTGGCAATGCAGGTATCACCCCGCCCACTGCGGCCAACTAATTTGTGTGGGAAAAAACCGGCCTGATAGAACTGCCCATCGGCATAGACCAGTACGCCATCTCGATGGGTGAGGACAATCTCGCGGGGACCAAGTTCCGCAATCATCCGCGCCGCTGTCCGCAAGTCAGATTCACCGGTCAGCAATTCTGCCTCTACAGCATCAGCTTTGAGCACATCGAGGCAAGCGAGCACCTGTTCCTTTTCAGACCATGGCGCAGGGACGAGCACGCCATCCTGCACTATGCGGATGAAACTCTGCACATCAGCGACGAGGAGTGTATCCTTCTGTCGTAGCTCCTGGATGACGTCCAAGCCAACCTCACCCCGCATGGATGCGCCAATGAGGATAGCTCGCGCTTGT comes from the Chloroflexota bacterium genome and includes:
- a CDS encoding DUF47 family protein; this encodes MRLRELFKPRQDRFVQLLTAQAAKTLEGMEALEAYMKDGNEETAKKVVKMEKEADELRRILIEELNRTFVTPFDREDIFALSRAIDDVVDYAATTVEEMAIFKVEPNEYLQKMTAVLREAAEKLHLSVMRLEDYPQVALDHATRAKKLENQAEHIYREALAKLFEGPEDVHHVVYMFKMREIYRHLSNAADRGDEAADVVADIVVKMM
- a CDS encoding inorganic phosphate transporter, with translation MVDIFPLKPCQSPMQIPVPSVRLPRCAAYASNIGDKEKALTIYPAVVLVVAALIFGFLNGVQDAGNVVATAISSRSMNWRQALVLNAIAHFCGPFLFGVAVATTIGQGLVAPNTWTAPVILAALLAAILWSLITWFFGIPSSSSHGLIGGILGAVSVDFGLGGIQMHGLMKVMIALFLSPILGLVVGRQLMQLILFLAREASPGINQVFKRLQTFTTLILALTHGANDAQKTMGIIAGSLVACGYQSEFSVARWVVAVSAGAMALGSMFGGWRVIKTVGSKFYKIRPVHSCAAQLSSAMVILGAALLGVPVSTTQVVNSATVGVGSAGRLSRVRWKIVRGILLTWVLTIPATTLLAALIYRLISRLLRAW
- a CDS encoding sugar phosphate isomerase/epimerase; the protein is MKCSIVLSTQRTAFEGVAYKGEWEQNAAKMAHLGYDGVELAVRDPSLLDVTHVQQVLCRLHLEVPAIGTGQAYGEEGLSFTDPQEKVRRRAVERVKKHIDFARTLQAMVIIGLIRGQVQKGISREQAMEWLITALAECAQYAMPNVHLVLEPLNRYETNLINTVAEGLECIQTIGAGNIGLLFDTFHANIEEVSLEEAMRLAGGRLLHVHVADSNRWYPGAGHIDFAKVIAVLREIGYNGGYLSVEAMPKPDADTCAQRALATLRSLCI
- a CDS encoding DJ-1/PfpI family protein, which gives rise to MAGKKVLLIMPPRDFDDNYYEAIRRALEWQSHTVKVASLGVGVIRGSQGIAVPVDVKVDDVKSYDYDAFIFVGGDGATLLFDYDKARQLAKDVKYKVLGAIGNATAILGLAGAVEKKRVTGPIEVARWLVSSGATYTGRPLEVDEKMITAQDHSVAEQFANAVVKALE
- a CDS encoding creatininase family protein; this encodes MGKWQIPPQGGHMEHANGLYFQNMTGKEIEQRLKTCDLIIIPIGSTEAHGPHAPYGEDTFLVTRMAEQVALATGCTISQPLWFGSHPYHHVGMPGTIVVPEEYFIGMLKAIMAGFWNAGFRKQILLNGHGQEYVIPTAIHQFAKTFQVPGIFVNVNWYHAIPAYLKTKGQGGPYETNFIHADEVETSWSLALLPEYVKMEDAVDTKPLGFLPEGHIDKAGNLLQRPIAWYGHAGCGPIEVAAYQPGVVGKATLADIEKARAGVEALLDYLEKLVKDIMATFPPGKLPPAEMVSMRSAEELEAVTKQPFEQGWRHIYTLAYPF
- a CDS encoding carbohydrate kinase, whose amino-acid sequence is MEAYLHPGLSILIAMARFSADIAVIGHFAKDELVFGGNEEVASGGSVYYGALALRRLGLQVAVVTRLAKADLPRLDELRAAGILVFARPAKQSSGIRNVYLSPDMDRRVCTPLGFAGPFRLTDVPSIAAKIWLIGPIMAGEVDIPFVRAIAERGPVALDVQGFVRVREGGELVFRDWPQKVDGLSCVHFLKADDVEAQVLTGKTDLKAAARELAGYGPRELVLTHAGGVLVYADGMEYEAPFTPRELKGRTGRGDTCFAAYLARRLTSSPAEACCFAALVTSLKMENPGPFKGFVDEM
- a CDS encoding cobalamin B12-binding domain-containing protein; the protein is MKVLLVQPEDPPSLVGFTRLARAEPLALEILAATIPDHEVRILDLRIEPNLEEAVAQFAPQMVGVTGYTTNVPRMLSICREVKAFDPGIFTVVGGYHATLCPEDFDHDEIDAIVVGEGEATFPQLVEAVSRGLDYRRVPGIIYRQYGAQVRTAPRPLIVLDESPLPARHLVDQYRKDYFFQFWASPCPVETARGCPYRCKFCSVWTFHRRRCRSKSPERVLEELKNAITDVVAFVDDNFLQNLPRAERIYELIKAAGIKAKFWMQARSDSIVSRPDIIEKWAEIGLMTVLVGFEKFRQEELNGLSKRSSVRINEEAAHILHANAVDIWGAFIVDPQWKRSDFDALIEYVRRLKITFPQFTILTPLPGTEFFKEKLNELTTRNYELFDFLHSVLPTRLPTKQFYENMARLYASTMMSISELKERIRSGRIQTSALRQVKNLLADLTNPQAYLSGLQTPTKR